A genomic segment from Tuwongella immobilis encodes:
- a CDS encoding PSD1 and planctomycete cytochrome C domain-containing protein translates to MFMTRTIAIVGILLSGFFTITNGARANGPDDAQKLAFFEAKIRPMLISHCYACHSAETKPAGGLRVDDRNGLLTGGNTGPAIVPGDPKSGQLLKRVVSSAGKRRMPSEGDHLTDSQIADLTRWIAEGAVWPQVKASANLGKLKPEIDALKQTHWAWQPLQNPKIPVPTQRNWVRDPVDAFVLAKLEAAKLAPVGDASKSALLRRVTFDLTGLPPTLAELDAFERDTSPAAFEKVVDRLLASPRFGEHWGRHWLDLARFGESTGPSRNIPYPHAWRYRDYIIDAFNRDIPYNRLITEQIAGDLLPASNSDERDRLATATGFLALGVKDVNQRFKVRFVMDNVDEQIDVVTRSILGLTVSCARCHDHKFDPIPQTDYYALAGIFTSTDNCSGVRNKMGGGGLDYYDPAMLVTLKSTLPPVNTKEVEALKLKVAEAKKAWDSIRGTPEGLKPMANGQPTQRPFRLKYEKLQGELLALTDPASRGFAVHGVRDAAVIADTEVRLRGEAEKLGPVVPRGFLTAFAVPETKLPGKDQSGRLELAQWLTNPQNPLTHRVIVNRVWAHLFGQGIVSTVDNFGVTGDRPSHPELLDHLAQRFVSEGHSIKRLIRTLVLTRTYQLSSDATAANRAKDPANRLLWRHAPRRLTAEEFRDTTLAIAESLRRNRPEASPAKNLKMIEMRDNGPEAATIHTQANASIHRSVYLPLLRGVTPQSLEAFDPVDQTLVSGRRDATTVPSQSLFVLNSAFIRKQASSAAQKILSESNRSDQERIAIVYRRVLNREPSADEVKRSLQFLGEFESLARLELASAATAKPEVKPTTPSPAKSMAKSGTSKPAAEVIDPDQVDQTGEEVAVEKIAVNDARHAAWLAWIQALFGTAEFRFVP, encoded by the coding sequence ATGTTCATGACACGGACCATTGCGATTGTGGGAATCCTGCTATCGGGATTCTTCACGATCACCAACGGGGCCCGGGCGAACGGCCCCGACGATGCCCAGAAGCTCGCTTTTTTTGAAGCGAAGATTCGCCCGATGTTGATCTCGCATTGCTACGCATGTCATTCCGCGGAAACTAAGCCGGCGGGCGGACTGCGGGTGGACGATCGCAACGGCCTGCTCACCGGCGGCAACACGGGTCCGGCGATTGTCCCCGGCGATCCCAAGTCCGGGCAGTTGCTGAAACGGGTGGTTAGCAGCGCGGGCAAACGACGGATGCCCAGCGAAGGCGATCACCTGACCGATTCGCAAATCGCGGATTTGACACGCTGGATTGCCGAAGGCGCGGTCTGGCCACAAGTCAAAGCATCGGCCAATTTAGGGAAGTTGAAGCCCGAAATTGACGCGCTCAAACAAACCCATTGGGCATGGCAGCCGTTGCAAAATCCGAAGATTCCCGTGCCCACTCAACGGAATTGGGTGCGTGACCCGGTGGATGCCTTCGTGTTGGCCAAACTGGAAGCCGCAAAATTGGCCCCAGTCGGCGATGCCTCGAAATCGGCACTGCTGCGCCGCGTGACCTTCGATCTGACCGGCCTTCCGCCGACACTCGCCGAACTCGACGCCTTTGAGCGCGACACATCGCCAGCTGCCTTCGAGAAGGTGGTCGATCGCTTGCTGGCATCGCCTCGATTTGGCGAACATTGGGGTCGTCACTGGTTGGATTTGGCCCGATTCGGCGAATCGACCGGCCCCAGCCGCAATATCCCGTATCCGCATGCTTGGCGGTATCGCGATTACATCATCGACGCCTTCAATCGGGACATCCCGTATAATCGTCTGATTACCGAACAGATTGCCGGGGATCTGCTGCCAGCATCCAATTCCGACGAGCGAGATCGACTGGCCACCGCGACGGGCTTTCTGGCGCTGGGCGTCAAGGATGTCAATCAGCGATTCAAAGTCCGATTCGTGATGGACAATGTCGATGAGCAAATCGATGTGGTCACCCGTTCGATCCTGGGACTGACGGTGAGTTGCGCTCGCTGCCACGATCACAAATTCGACCCGATCCCGCAGACAGATTACTACGCATTGGCTGGCATTTTCACGAGCACCGACAACTGCTCCGGCGTGCGAAACAAGATGGGCGGCGGCGGTCTTGATTATTACGATCCAGCCATGCTGGTGACTCTGAAATCGACGTTGCCCCCAGTCAACACCAAAGAAGTGGAGGCGTTGAAGCTGAAAGTCGCCGAGGCGAAAAAGGCTTGGGACAGCATCCGCGGCACGCCCGAAGGGCTGAAGCCGATGGCGAATGGCCAGCCCACGCAACGACCATTCCGGCTGAAGTATGAGAAGTTGCAGGGCGAACTGCTGGCACTGACCGATCCGGCGAGTCGTGGATTCGCGGTTCACGGGGTTCGAGATGCCGCCGTGATTGCGGATACCGAAGTTCGGCTGCGTGGCGAAGCGGAGAAGCTCGGGCCGGTCGTGCCTCGTGGGTTCCTCACGGCGTTCGCAGTGCCAGAAACCAAGCTCCCCGGCAAGGATCAAAGCGGCCGACTGGAGTTGGCCCAATGGCTGACCAACCCGCAAAATCCGTTGACGCACCGCGTGATCGTCAATCGCGTTTGGGCGCATCTGTTCGGTCAGGGAATCGTTTCGACCGTCGATAATTTCGGTGTCACGGGCGACCGCCCCTCGCATCCCGAATTGCTGGACCATCTCGCCCAGCGATTTGTCTCGGAAGGCCACAGCATCAAGCGGCTCATTCGCACGCTGGTGCTAACGCGAACCTATCAACTCAGCAGCGATGCCACCGCCGCGAATCGGGCCAAAGATCCCGCGAATCGCTTGCTCTGGCGGCACGCCCCGCGACGACTCACCGCCGAAGAGTTTCGGGATACCACCTTGGCAATCGCCGAGTCGCTTCGACGCAATCGACCCGAGGCATCGCCCGCGAAGAATCTCAAGATGATCGAAATGCGGGACAACGGCCCCGAAGCCGCGACGATTCACACGCAAGCCAATGCCAGCATCCATCGCAGCGTGTATCTGCCGTTGCTTCGCGGTGTCACGCCGCAATCGTTGGAAGCCTTCGATCCGGTGGATCAGACCTTGGTCAGCGGCCGACGCGATGCCACCACGGTCCCGAGTCAATCGCTGTTCGTGCTGAATTCCGCCTTCATTCGCAAGCAGGCGAGTTCGGCTGCTCAGAAGATTTTGAGCGAATCGAACCGTTCGGATCAAGAACGAATCGCGATCGTCTATCGTCGGGTCTTGAATCGTGAACCCTCAGCAGACGAAGTGAAACGCTCGCTGCAATTTCTCGGAGAATTCGAATCACTCGCACGGTTGGAGTTGGCATCCGCCGCGACCGCGAAGCCCGAGGTCAAGCCGACCACTCCCTCCCCTGCCAAGTCGATGGCGAAATCGGGAACCAGCAAACCAGCCGCCGAAGTGATCGATCCTGACCAAGTCGATCAAACGGGTGAAGAAGTCGCCGTCGAGAAGATTGCCGTCAATGATGCCCGCCATGCCGCATGGTTGGCCTGGATTCAAGCCTTGTTCGGTACTGCGGAATTTCGCTTCGTCCCATGA
- a CDS encoding GIY-YIG nuclease family protein, with translation MKANSENSDPRTDLPPPIEAGDLVPPAAIQWVVYLLECVDGSLYAGMTNRLQHRLQQHLAGKASRYTRARLPVKLVYSEVVADRSAALRREAAIKRLSRPQKLALLARMEPESLAARPA, from the coding sequence ATGAAAGCGAATTCCGAAAATTCCGACCCGCGAACGGATCTGCCACCCCCAATCGAGGCAGGGGATTTGGTCCCACCGGCGGCAATTCAATGGGTTGTCTATTTGTTGGAATGCGTGGATGGCTCGCTGTATGCCGGCATGACCAACCGGTTGCAACATCGCTTGCAGCAACACCTTGCGGGAAAAGCATCCCGATACACACGGGCGCGATTACCCGTGAAATTGGTCTATTCGGAAGTCGTGGCCGATCGCTCCGCCGCACTCCGCCGCGAAGCCGCCATCAAACGATTGTCGCGGCCTCAGAAATTGGCATTACTCGCGCGAATGGAACCCGAATCACTCGCCGCCCGACCCGCGTGA
- a CDS encoding lysophospholipid acyltransferase family protein, whose translation MAKPRNPIVDRLVYVAVRFVVAILQNLPEPLRRPIPGMLAALMYRVDRRHREVARENLRLSLPERCADPDECDRMVRAMYRHCCQMLIDMIMLPRQLHQQNYKRWIDLAQLPPILDMLTRTNQPLIIVTGHFGNWEVASYVLGLSGYRSYAIARTLDNPYLERFFKNFRQRTGQTILAKKGDFDQITEVLQAGRVLCTVADQDAGARGQFVQFFGRPASTHKAVALMALEFDAPIMVIGTPRVNNAQSLYRIEVEAVLRPSDYAGRPDAIAAITQDYSSALERIIRRHPEQYFWLHRRWKHQPPVRKAKAVSVAA comes from the coding sequence ATGGCCAAGCCACGCAATCCGATCGTCGATCGACTGGTCTATGTCGCAGTGCGGTTCGTGGTGGCGATTCTGCAGAATCTTCCCGAGCCACTGCGACGCCCGATTCCCGGCATGCTCGCCGCGTTGATGTACCGAGTCGATCGCCGACATCGCGAGGTGGCGCGGGAGAATCTCCGATTGTCGCTACCCGAACGCTGTGCCGATCCCGACGAATGCGATCGCATGGTGCGGGCGATGTATCGGCATTGCTGTCAAATGCTCATCGATATGATTATGCTTCCCCGGCAATTGCACCAGCAGAATTACAAGCGTTGGATTGATCTCGCGCAACTGCCGCCGATTCTGGACATGCTTACCCGCACGAATCAGCCGCTGATCATCGTGACCGGCCATTTCGGAAATTGGGAAGTGGCCAGCTACGTCTTGGGATTATCGGGCTATCGGAGTTATGCGATTGCGCGGACGTTGGATAATCCGTATCTGGAGCGATTTTTCAAGAACTTCCGACAGCGCACTGGACAAACGATTCTGGCCAAAAAGGGCGACTTCGATCAGATCACGGAGGTGCTGCAAGCCGGTCGCGTGCTGTGTACGGTGGCCGATCAGGATGCCGGGGCACGCGGGCAGTTTGTGCAGTTTTTCGGTCGTCCGGCGTCGACGCACAAAGCTGTTGCGCTGATGGCGTTGGAATTCGATGCCCCGATTATGGTGATCGGTACGCCGCGGGTCAACAATGCGCAGTCGCTGTACCGAATCGAAGTAGAAGCGGTGTTGCGGCCCAGCGATTATGCCGGTCGGCCGGATGCCATCGCCGCAATCACGCAGGATTACTCATCGGCACTGGAACGGATCATCCGCCGACATCCCGAGCAATATTTCTGGTTGCATCGGCGTTGGAAGCATCAGCCGCCGGTGCGAAAAGCGAAGGCGGTATCCGTGGCGGCGTGA
- a CDS encoding DMT family protein, with translation MPVIAQTVLLLFVSNVFMTFAWYGHLKDLKTKPWIIAVLVSWGIAFFEYLVQVPANRIGATQYDLAQLKIIQEVITLAVFVPFSIYYMGQSLRWDFLWAGLCMCGAVYFIFRNGPVGH, from the coding sequence ATGCCGGTCATCGCGCAGACGGTATTGCTGCTGTTTGTCTCGAATGTCTTCATGACCTTCGCATGGTATGGGCACCTGAAAGACCTCAAAACCAAGCCGTGGATCATTGCCGTTTTGGTCTCCTGGGGCATTGCATTCTTTGAATATCTGGTGCAAGTGCCCGCCAATCGCATCGGCGCGACCCAATACGATCTCGCTCAGCTCAAAATCATCCAAGAAGTGATTACCCTGGCCGTGTTTGTGCCCTTCTCGATTTACTACATGGGCCAAAGTCTGCGATGGGATTTTCTTTGGGCCGGGTTGTGCATGTGCGGGGCTGTCTATTTCATCTTCCGGAACGGCCCCGTCGGTCACTGA
- a CDS encoding UbiX family flavin prenyltransferase, translating into MALQDLVIGMSGASGSPYGLRLLEMMLRAGRTVHLTISPSAAEVLFREHGRTLNLDRFSPHDLLGEVADSLPLERLKYHHFRDFSAGIASGSFLTGGMALCPCSMGTVAAVAHGMSENLIQRAADVHLKERRKLVLVPRETPLGLIQLRNLTACAEAGAVVLPAMPGFYTRPKSIQDLVDFVVGRVCDQLGVEHALFSRWSHPEPPTD; encoded by the coding sequence ATGGCCTTGCAGGATTTGGTGATCGGGATGAGCGGGGCCAGCGGCTCGCCCTACGGACTGCGCTTGCTGGAAATGATGCTCCGCGCCGGGCGAACCGTCCACTTGACCATCAGCCCCAGCGCAGCGGAAGTGCTGTTTCGGGAGCATGGGCGCACGCTGAATCTCGACCGATTCTCCCCGCATGATTTATTGGGTGAGGTGGCCGATTCGCTGCCATTGGAGCGGCTGAAATACCATCATTTTCGAGATTTTTCGGCCGGGATTGCGAGCGGCTCGTTTCTGACCGGCGGAATGGCCCTCTGCCCGTGCAGCATGGGCACAGTCGCGGCGGTGGCTCATGGCATGTCCGAGAATTTGATTCAACGGGCGGCCGATGTCCACCTGAAAGAACGCCGCAAATTGGTGCTGGTGCCCCGGGAAACGCCGCTGGGGTTGATCCAACTGCGGAATCTGACGGCGTGTGCGGAAGCGGGTGCCGTCGTGCTTCCAGCAATGCCAGGTTTTTACACCCGGCCCAAGTCGATTCAGGATCTCGTGGATTTCGTCGTGGGACGTGTTTGCGATCAGCTCGGGGTGGAACACGCGCTGTTCTCGCGCTGGAGCCACCCCGAACCGCCGACCGATTGA
- a CDS encoding glycosyltransferase encodes MHILFIHDNFPAQFGHLAAELVRRHGDRCTFLTGRANAQHPEFEVISYRQRGGATEKTHYCSRTFENQTWQMEAVYRAVVDRADLRPDVIVGHSGLGPTLWLREHFDCPIVCFFEYYYSTRGADLDFRPDFPSSTENRLRAMNRNAFLLLDLENSTLGYSPTEWQRQRFPSRYRDKIRTIFDGIDCQLWQPMSRSPRRIGERVIPDDVPVLTYATRGMESMRGFDIFMKVAKRLMDRMPSLQVLIAGQDRAAYGNDARHTGMASFKDWVLSQDNYDRSRIHFLGLIPPRELAQLFSITDLHIYLTIPFVLSWSLLNALACGATVLASATAPVQEIIRHGENGLLADFFDVDGLTEQAWNVLQSPERYRHLGEAGRQLVQSHYSIDVCLPKFRALLTDAIHLHHAGRAASDSGSIRASNANF; translated from the coding sequence ATGCACATCTTGTTCATCCACGACAATTTTCCGGCCCAATTTGGCCATTTGGCCGCCGAACTGGTCCGTCGGCACGGCGATCGCTGCACATTTCTGACGGGTCGCGCCAACGCCCAACATCCAGAATTCGAAGTCATTTCGTACCGACAGCGCGGCGGGGCCACCGAGAAGACGCACTATTGCAGTCGCACGTTTGAAAATCAGACTTGGCAGATGGAGGCGGTCTATCGGGCGGTGGTGGATCGAGCGGATCTCCGACCGGATGTCATCGTCGGACATTCGGGATTGGGGCCGACACTCTGGCTTCGGGAACATTTCGATTGTCCCATTGTCTGTTTCTTTGAATACTACTATTCAACACGTGGGGCCGACTTGGACTTTCGACCGGATTTCCCCAGTTCGACGGAGAATCGGCTCCGGGCGATGAATCGGAACGCCTTTCTGCTTCTGGACTTAGAGAATTCGACACTCGGCTACAGCCCCACGGAATGGCAGCGTCAGCGATTCCCCAGCCGCTATCGGGATAAAATTCGCACGATTTTCGATGGAATTGATTGTCAACTTTGGCAACCGATGTCGCGTTCGCCGCGACGGATCGGCGAGCGCGTCATTCCCGATGATGTGCCGGTCCTGACCTATGCGACTCGCGGCATGGAATCGATGCGCGGATTCGACATTTTCATGAAGGTGGCCAAGCGGTTGATGGATCGCATGCCGTCGCTGCAAGTGCTGATTGCGGGCCAAGATCGGGCCGCCTATGGCAACGACGCGCGGCACACGGGAATGGCCTCGTTCAAAGATTGGGTACTGTCTCAAGATAATTACGATCGTTCCCGCATTCACTTCTTAGGATTGATTCCACCGCGTGAATTGGCGCAACTCTTTTCGATCACGGACTTGCACATTTATCTGACGATTCCATTCGTCTTGTCGTGGTCGCTGTTGAATGCGTTGGCGTGCGGCGCGACGGTGCTCGCCTCGGCGACAGCGCCGGTGCAGGAAATCATTCGTCATGGCGAAAATGGCCTGCTCGCGGATTTCTTCGACGTGGATGGACTCACCGAACAGGCGTGGAACGTGCTGCAATCACCGGAACGCTACCGTCACCTGGGCGAAGCGGGGCGACAATTGGTGCAATCGCACTATTCAATCGATGTCTGTCTGCCGAAATTTCGAGCCTTGCTCACTGATGCGATTCACCTGCATCACGCGGGTCGGGCGGCGAGTGATTCGGGTTCCATTCGCGCGAGTAATGCCAATTTCTGA
- a CDS encoding Gfo/Idh/MocA family protein, translating to MSELGFAIVGCGMIARFHTRALAEVPGAKLAGLVSRSTESAQKLLADTESAPVPIFQNLTDALKHPGIDGIIITTPSGLHRDPAIEAAKAGKHVVVEKPLEITAERCDAIIQACDQAGVHLCTIFPSRFGDAVQELKAAVDAKRLGRLTLGETTCKWWRSQEYYDLGGWKGTQALDGGGALMNQAIHNVDLLLWMMGNVTHVSGFTATLAHERIEVEDTAVACMRFESGALGVIQATTSVHPGFPKTIAVHGDRGSVVVEQEDLLHWTFQDELPTDAAVRARFAQKVGASGGSSNPAAISHQGHARQLTDFVQAIRDGRKPVVDGREGRKAVALIEAIYESSRTGRTVMPSL from the coding sequence ATGTCCGAGTTGGGATTTGCGATTGTGGGCTGCGGAATGATCGCTCGGTTTCATACCCGCGCCTTGGCGGAAGTGCCCGGCGCGAAATTGGCCGGGTTGGTGAGCCGATCGACTGAGAGCGCTCAGAAGCTGCTTGCCGACACCGAATCGGCCCCGGTCCCCATTTTCCAGAATCTCACCGATGCGCTGAAGCACCCCGGAATCGACGGCATCATCATCACCACGCCCAGCGGCCTGCATCGTGACCCTGCGATTGAGGCCGCCAAGGCCGGCAAGCATGTCGTGGTGGAAAAACCGCTCGAAATCACCGCCGAACGATGTGATGCCATTATTCAAGCGTGCGATCAAGCGGGCGTGCATCTGTGTACGATTTTCCCGAGTCGATTCGGCGATGCTGTGCAGGAACTCAAGGCCGCCGTCGACGCCAAGCGATTGGGGCGATTGACCCTCGGCGAGACGACCTGCAAGTGGTGGCGATCGCAAGAGTATTACGATCTTGGCGGTTGGAAAGGCACGCAAGCCTTGGATGGCGGCGGGGCTTTGATGAATCAAGCGATTCACAATGTCGATTTACTTCTGTGGATGATGGGCAATGTCACGCATGTGAGCGGCTTTACCGCGACATTGGCCCATGAGCGCATCGAGGTGGAAGACACTGCCGTGGCGTGCATGCGCTTCGAGAGCGGCGCGCTGGGCGTGATTCAAGCGACGACGAGCGTGCATCCGGGATTCCCCAAGACGATCGCGGTTCATGGCGATCGTGGATCGGTCGTTGTGGAGCAAGAAGATTTACTGCATTGGACGTTCCAAGATGAGTTGCCCACCGATGCCGCCGTGCGAGCGCGATTCGCTCAGAAGGTGGGAGCCAGCGGCGGAAGCAGCAACCCCGCGGCGATTTCGCATCAAGGCCATGCCCGACAGCTCACTGACTTTGTGCAAGCGATTCGAGACGGTCGCAAGCCGGTTGTGGATGGCCGGGAAGGGCGAAAAGCGGTGGCGCTGATCGAGGCAATCTATGAATCATCTCGCACCGGTCGCACGGTGATGCCGAGTTTGTAA
- a CDS encoding NAD(P)H-binding protein, with the protein MQPGAILPQVVSFYGVASTPPIHSTHVPQLRLMPSNASRCCLLLRPARRHFAARFPRFARGCLHHRVIENIRQNRSFRHRTGQVIESSPLEWTIVRPSMFVSHRPGRPYRIQDRLNPNGGWKISREDVADFVLSEYLRPQWVRRHPAVAY; encoded by the coding sequence ATGCAACCTGGTGCAATTTTGCCCCAGGTTGTTTCGTTTTATGGGGTTGCGTCAACACCCCCTATTCACTCAACCCATGTTCCACAGCTTCGATTGATGCCATCGAATGCATCGCGATGCTGCCTGCTTCTACGCCCGGCACGACGCCACTTCGCGGCTCGGTTTCCTCGGTTCGCTCGTGGATGCTTGCATCACCGGGTCATCGAGAACATTCGTCAAAATCGGTCATTTCGCCACCGCACCGGCCAAGTCATCGAAAGCTCCCCGCTTGAATGGACGATTGTGCGGCCATCAATGTTTGTCTCACATCGTCCTGGCCGACCGTATCGAATCCAGGATCGACTCAATCCGAATGGGGGTTGGAAGATTTCGCGTGAGGATGTCGCTGACTTTGTCTTGTCGGAATACCTCCGACCGCAATGGGTACGTCGCCATCCCGCAGTCGCGTATTAG
- the dprA gene encoding DNA-processing protein DprA produces MSSIPDPDDPLADWIALSLIPGLGPILTRNLVNHFGSPGAVRRATESELLQVDGIGEKTAALFVRALQIVDPATEMQLMQQHGVRVIVYGSPEYPQRLTQIANPPMLLYVRGTILPEDSQSVAVIGSRQCTAYGRKVAERLSYDLGQAGYTVISGLARGIDACAHRGALSAKGRTLAVLAGGLAKIYPPEHRDLADEVAASGALITESPMRMQPEAGLFPSRNRLISGLVRGVVVVEANERSGTMTTVSHAAEQGREVFAIPGEVTRVESSGCHLLIRKGVRLIRGIDDLLEDLQGVDPPPPVTPPALDATRPRGKRSAPVKSPANPSSPTPTPPLGPPPVAAPMLPSGPPLDPELQAIVDLLGQPQSVDDLVRQLKRSVSELARQLMQLEMKKRVRRLPGNLYERR; encoded by the coding sequence ATGAGCAGCATTCCCGACCCCGACGATCCATTGGCGGATTGGATCGCGTTGAGCCTGATTCCGGGATTGGGACCGATTCTGACACGCAACTTGGTTAACCACTTTGGCTCGCCTGGCGCGGTGCGGCGCGCGACCGAGTCGGAATTGCTGCAAGTCGATGGCATTGGCGAAAAGACGGCGGCATTGTTCGTCCGCGCATTGCAGATCGTCGATCCTGCGACCGAAATGCAACTCATGCAGCAGCATGGCGTTCGGGTGATTGTCTACGGATCGCCAGAATATCCACAGCGATTAACGCAGATTGCCAATCCGCCGATGCTGCTTTACGTTCGTGGAACGATTCTTCCCGAAGATTCGCAATCGGTTGCGGTGATCGGTTCCCGGCAATGCACGGCCTACGGTCGAAAGGTTGCCGAACGATTGTCTTACGATTTGGGCCAAGCCGGGTACACCGTCATTAGCGGTTTGGCTCGTGGAATCGATGCCTGTGCGCATCGCGGGGCACTCTCGGCCAAAGGACGCACGTTGGCGGTGTTGGCCGGCGGACTGGCGAAAATTTATCCGCCCGAGCATCGCGATTTGGCCGATGAGGTTGCGGCATCGGGTGCGTTAATCACGGAATCGCCGATGCGGATGCAACCCGAGGCGGGGCTTTTTCCCTCTCGGAATCGGCTGATTAGCGGCTTGGTGCGCGGCGTCGTAGTCGTCGAGGCCAACGAACGCTCTGGCACCATGACCACGGTGAGCCACGCTGCGGAGCAGGGGCGAGAGGTCTTCGCCATCCCCGGTGAAGTCACCCGAGTCGAATCCAGCGGATGTCATTTGCTCATTCGCAAAGGTGTTCGGTTGATTCGTGGAATCGACGATTTGCTCGAAGATTTGCAGGGTGTCGATCCGCCGCCACCCGTGACGCCGCCCGCGCTGGACGCCACCCGCCCGCGCGGAAAGCGATCCGCCCCGGTGAAATCGCCCGCGAATCCGAGTTCGCCCACCCCGACGCCTCCCCTTGGGCCGCCTCCCGTTGCAGCGCCCATGTTGCCGAGTGGCCCGCCGCTCGATCCGGAATTGCAGGCCATCGTCGATCTGCTGGGGCAACCGCAATCGGTCGATGATTTGGTTCGCCAGTTGAAACGCTCGGTCAGCGAACTCGCCCGGCAGTTGATGCAATTGGAGATGAAGAAGCGCGTTCGCCGACTTCCGGGAAATCTGTACGAACGCCGTTAA
- a CDS encoding class I adenylate-forming enzyme family protein: MAIWRFLRETASRIPDAIAVSVGGIDVTYAELDDRVERVAAGLRFQGLGSADRVITVLGNSIEHLTLILGCFRASLVAVPLAPWSIPAIIRYSLRNSGARGIVAPTAVLQSIFEGNDELRPDVIITMGDANPPMPWIPFEIIEAGPGDAPDSPRERCDHLGMIVYTSGTTSRPKAVVHTQDRMARRVRTFAEEIRLNPADVAFVAQQICRPLPLLGQVAACLQVGGRIVMHDGLTRGFWDAYANGPPKTMVVTIPAVTTDLLAAPQASKVDHSHLRLWLSGGDAVSAALQATFHAITGRKIVEVCGMTEAGFFTINPIDHPPRVGSIGRPLKDVQFRIVDEHEHDVPTGATGELWLKTPDLMVGYWNDTAESFRVFRDGWMRTGDLARCDPDGYLWLAGRTSEVINRGGRKIAPPMVESCLEEHPTVERSVVVPVPDSVCGQAPYAFLLLHPGAEPPSVTEWQQWLATRLESSAIPVGFTVVSEWPLTYQGKLDRARLAWMATLGGTWI, from the coding sequence ATGGCCATCTGGCGATTTCTTCGGGAGACGGCATCGCGAATTCCCGATGCAATTGCCGTCTCGGTAGGCGGAATCGATGTGACCTATGCCGAACTCGACGATCGAGTGGAACGAGTCGCTGCCGGGTTGCGATTTCAAGGCTTGGGTTCGGCGGATCGAGTCATCACGGTTCTGGGCAACAGCATCGAGCATCTGACATTGATTCTCGGCTGCTTCCGAGCATCGCTGGTCGCTGTCCCTTTGGCACCTTGGTCGATTCCAGCCATCATCCGCTATTCGCTCCGAAACAGCGGCGCGCGCGGCATCGTCGCGCCCACCGCCGTGTTGCAGAGTATCTTCGAGGGGAACGACGAACTCCGCCCCGATGTCATCATCACCATGGGCGACGCCAACCCACCGATGCCGTGGATTCCCTTCGAAATTATCGAAGCCGGCCCGGGAGATGCGCCGGATTCGCCGCGCGAGCGCTGCGACCATCTGGGCATGATCGTCTACACATCGGGGACCACCAGTCGGCCCAAGGCGGTTGTCCACACGCAAGATCGCATGGCACGACGGGTGCGAACCTTCGCCGAAGAGATTCGACTCAACCCCGCCGATGTCGCATTCGTGGCCCAGCAAATCTGTCGCCCTCTGCCGCTGTTGGGGCAAGTCGCCGCTTGCTTGCAAGTGGGGGGACGAATCGTGATGCACGATGGGTTGACGCGCGGATTCTGGGACGCCTACGCCAATGGGCCACCGAAAACGATGGTCGTCACCATCCCAGCGGTGACGACCGATCTGCTCGCGGCACCACAAGCATCGAAGGTCGATCATTCCCATCTTCGACTGTGGCTCTCCGGTGGCGACGCCGTCTCCGCCGCACTGCAAGCCACATTTCACGCGATCACCGGACGGAAGATCGTGGAAGTGTGCGGAATGACCGAAGCAGGATTCTTCACGATCAACCCCATCGATCACCCGCCGCGAGTCGGCTCCATCGGTCGCCCCCTGAAGGATGTCCAATTCCGAATTGTCGATGAACACGAACACGATGTTCCCACCGGAGCAACCGGCGAATTGTGGCTGAAGACGCCGGATTTGATGGTGGGCTATTGGAATGATACTGCCGAGTCGTTTCGGGTCTTTCGCGATGGTTGGATGCGAACGGGTGACTTGGCCCGCTGCGATCCGGATGGGTACCTTTGGCTCGCTGGTCGGACTTCCGAGGTCATCAATCGCGGCGGCCGCAAGATTGCCCCGCCAATGGTCGAATCCTGTTTGGAGGAACATCCAACTGTGGAGCGTTCGGTCGTGGTTCCCGTCCCGGATTCCGTCTGCGGGCAAGCACCCTATGCGTTTTTGCTGCTGCATCCGGGGGCCGAGCCGCCATCGGTAACCGAGTGGCAACAATGGCTCGCAACCCGACTGGAATCATCAGCGATCCCCGTCGGGTTCACTGTCGTGAGCGAATGGCCACTGACCTACCAAGGCAAACTCGACCGCGCCCGCCTCGCCTGGATGGCGACCCTCGGTGGGACATGGATCTGA